Proteins from one Chitinophaga oryzae genomic window:
- a CDS encoding adenosylcobinamide-GDP ribazoletransferase: MKKQWQLLLTAIMFYTRIPVTVNAYSPDMLNKATRYLPLIGWITGGFMLVVLYAFGDIAPRLVTVLLSLIISIWVTGAFHEDGFADMCDGFGGGWTKEKILEIMKDSRIGTYGMLGLLLLMTTKYICLIPLTLNKVMLAVIVAQPLSRFVAVSIIYTHQYVRENEDSKAKPVSKSIMLPDLLLAGAFGLAPLLAVIAFTRNYALLLILPALVLVRWYMARLMNKWIGGYTGDCLGAVQQVAETVIYLCFCILAWKFTS; encoded by the coding sequence ATGAAAAAACAGTGGCAGCTTTTGCTAACCGCTATCATGTTCTATACCCGTATACCCGTTACCGTTAATGCGTACAGTCCGGACATGCTCAACAAGGCCACCCGTTACCTGCCGCTGATAGGCTGGATCACCGGGGGCTTTATGCTGGTGGTGTTGTATGCATTCGGTGATATCGCTCCCCGCCTGGTGACCGTATTATTGTCCCTTATTATCAGCATCTGGGTCACCGGCGCTTTTCATGAAGACGGCTTTGCCGATATGTGCGATGGCTTTGGCGGCGGCTGGACCAAAGAAAAGATACTGGAAATCATGAAAGACAGCCGCATCGGCACTTATGGCATGCTGGGCCTGTTGCTGCTGATGACCACCAAATACATCTGCCTCATACCGCTGACGCTCAACAAAGTGATGCTGGCGGTGATCGTTGCGCAGCCGCTGAGCCGTTTTGTAGCTGTCAGCATTATCTACACGCACCAGTATGTCAGGGAGAACGAAGACAGCAAGGCTAAGCCGGTATCCAAAAGTATTATGCTGCCAGACCTCCTGCTGGCCGGCGCTTTCGGGCTAGCGCCCCTGCTGGCAGTGATTGCCTTTACCCGTAATTATGCGCTGCTGCTGATCCTGCCGGCACTTGTACTGGTACGCTGGTACATGGCCCGGCTAATGAACAAATGGATTGGCGGTTACACCGGTGACTGCCTCGGGGCGGTACAGCAGGTTGCTGAAACAGTCATATATTTGTGCTTTTGCATTCTCGCATGGAAATTTACCTCATAA
- a CDS encoding EamA family transporter yields the protein MWKGILLVLLGACSFGILSTIVKLGYQEGFTLGELCSVQAGFGMLALWGLHFLSGRATRGLKNKEARTCFILGSSTGLVSITYYQSVQYIPASIAIILLMQFTWMSMLAEWLIYKKRPTAIQWAAVAFILAGTLLAGGLFNGNGFHLDWRGIGFGMLAALFYTTFIVVSGRVGHSLTPVLKSAWIVTGAFIIITLLFPPTYLWNGRFTTPPLWVWGLPLALFGTVLPPFLFSKGMPQTGVALGAILSAAELPVATIAATVLLHEVITPLQITGIFVILAAIVAANLKKPTAAPAKSELLNP from the coding sequence ATGTGGAAAGGTATTCTGCTGGTGCTCCTGGGCGCCTGCAGCTTTGGAATTTTATCGACGATTGTTAAGCTGGGTTACCAGGAGGGCTTTACCCTGGGGGAGCTGTGCAGCGTGCAGGCCGGTTTTGGCATGCTGGCATTATGGGGCCTTCACTTTTTATCCGGCCGTGCCACCCGGGGGCTGAAAAACAAAGAGGCGCGGACCTGCTTTATACTGGGTAGTTCTACCGGCCTGGTGAGCATCACCTATTATCAAAGTGTACAATATATCCCGGCCAGTATTGCCATTATACTGCTGATGCAATTTACCTGGATGAGCATGCTGGCGGAATGGCTGATCTATAAAAAGCGGCCCACCGCTATCCAATGGGCGGCCGTTGCATTTATCCTGGCAGGAACGCTGCTGGCCGGCGGGCTGTTCAACGGCAACGGTTTTCACCTCGACTGGCGCGGCATCGGCTTTGGCATGCTGGCGGCGCTCTTTTACACCACTTTCATCGTTGTCAGCGGCCGGGTGGGCCATTCCCTGACACCGGTGCTGAAAAGCGCCTGGATCGTTACCGGCGCGTTTATCATCATCACCCTGCTGTTCCCGCCCACCTATCTGTGGAACGGCCGGTTTACCACCCCTCCTCTTTGGGTGTGGGGCCTTCCGCTGGCCCTTTTCGGGACGGTATTACCCCCCTTCCTGTTCTCTAAGGGCATGCCGCAGACGGGCGTGGCGCTCGGCGCCATTCTCAGCGCCGCAGAACTGCCCGTAGCAACGATAGCAGCCACCGTGCTGCTGCACGAGGTCATCACCCCGCTACAGATAACGGGCATCTTTGTCATCCTGGCGGCCATTGTGGCGGCCAACCTGAAAAAACCGACAGCGGCGCCTGCTAAAAGCGAACTATTAAACCCATAA
- a CDS encoding sterol desaturase family protein has protein sequence MTKFLNDTPDWQLWLFFLIENALIVLGVLAWGNRLLQRPRREMFRYTSHQWRLCIVTFLLNTLVTIAGYQLWKHGYIRIHETLSWRVLTDALALFLVMDLLMYLFHYLIHQTFLYRLLHRLHHEATDPVPIDLFVLHPLETLSFGALWLLVLLPFNMNLYGILIYLTINVVFGMTGHLGMEPLPENMRQWPVLKYLGTSTFHHGHHRQEHFNYGFYTSIWDRLFGTFRQENGHR, from the coding sequence ATGACAAAATTTCTAAATGATACGCCTGACTGGCAACTGTGGCTTTTTTTTCTGATAGAAAATGCGCTCATCGTCCTGGGCGTACTCGCCTGGGGCAACCGCCTGCTGCAACGGCCACGGAGAGAAATGTTCCGCTATACCTCTCATCAGTGGAGACTTTGTATAGTGACCTTCCTGCTCAACACACTGGTCACTATAGCCGGTTACCAGCTGTGGAAACACGGATATATCCGTATTCATGAAACCCTGTCATGGCGGGTGCTTACAGACGCGCTGGCGCTGTTCCTCGTGATGGACCTGCTCATGTACCTCTTTCATTACCTGATCCATCAAACCTTCCTGTACCGGCTGTTGCACCGCCTGCATCATGAAGCCACCGATCCGGTACCTATCGACCTGTTTGTGCTGCATCCGCTGGAAACGCTCAGCTTCGGCGCGCTGTGGCTGCTGGTACTGCTGCCGTTCAACATGAACCTGTACGGCATACTGATCTATCTTACCATTAACGTCGTTTTTGGTATGACCGGTCATCTCGGGATGGAACCCCTGCCGGAAAACATGCGCCAATGGCCGGTATTGAAATACCTCGGCACCTCCACCTTTCATCACGGCCATCACCGGCAGGAGCATTTCAACTACGGCTTCTATACCAGCATATGGGACCGCCTCTTCGGTACCTTCAGGCAGGAAAACGGCCACCGGTAG
- a CDS encoding DUF5074 domain-containing protein, with amino-acid sequence MRRFTCRLQQLFLLAAAALLTFSACQKDNVAEVVIPVISNPGLKDGKDTIAVGETRVLRPQLVNAKEPTFLWLVNGVTAGTDSIYTFTPTAAGDYTISFKVSAGNSLNSYFYRIKVTDKYDNGFFLVNEGWFGHDKADVNFYRYGEDSLHRNIFQRENPGKTLGNTAGYGTVFNNRIYLVSKDAPLVIADVHSMKELGRTAQPPAMANAFCPVNNSTGLLSTTDGVYPVDLGSFAIGAKIAGIDGQVGGMLTAGNYVFVMSQSAGIVVLNASNFSIVSTLVKADVGLARTPDGTVWAGAGQNLYAINPTSLAVNTITLPFPLYGAWGAWNATMITASTIENAVFIAKTNDWGINGKQIFKYLPGNAASLQTPFITLPADRELYGAGFRYNPANNTLVATGVEPGYGTHFEKNTLFIYNASTGAVVKSIPYTGYFFPAIPVFN; translated from the coding sequence ATGCGAAGATTTACATGCCGTTTGCAACAGCTCTTTCTACTGGCAGCAGCTGCGTTGCTGACTTTTTCCGCCTGTCAGAAAGATAACGTGGCAGAAGTGGTTATTCCTGTTATCAGCAACCCCGGACTTAAAGATGGTAAAGACACCATTGCCGTTGGCGAAACCCGCGTACTGCGTCCACAGCTCGTCAACGCCAAAGAGCCGACATTCCTCTGGCTGGTTAACGGAGTAACTGCCGGCACCGACTCCATCTATACCTTTACGCCTACCGCTGCCGGTGATTATACTATCTCCTTTAAAGTAAGCGCAGGCAACAGTCTCAACTCCTACTTCTACCGTATCAAGGTAACCGACAAGTATGACAATGGTTTTTTCCTTGTGAATGAAGGCTGGTTTGGACATGACAAGGCCGATGTGAATTTTTACCGTTACGGTGAAGACAGCCTGCACCGCAACATCTTCCAGCGGGAGAACCCCGGCAAAACACTGGGCAACACCGCAGGTTATGGTACTGTTTTCAACAACCGGATCTACCTGGTGTCCAAAGACGCCCCGCTGGTGATAGCCGATGTGCATTCCATGAAAGAGCTGGGCCGTACCGCTCAGCCACCGGCTATGGCCAATGCTTTCTGCCCTGTTAACAACAGCACCGGCCTGCTCTCTACTACCGACGGGGTTTATCCCGTAGACCTCGGGTCTTTCGCCATAGGCGCCAAAATTGCCGGTATCGACGGGCAGGTGGGCGGTATGCTGACAGCCGGCAATTATGTGTTTGTGATGTCCCAGTCGGCTGGTATCGTGGTGCTCAACGCCTCCAACTTCAGCATTGTGTCCACGCTGGTAAAAGCAGACGTAGGCCTGGCGCGCACGCCGGATGGTACGGTATGGGCAGGCGCAGGCCAGAACCTGTACGCCATCAACCCTACCTCGCTGGCCGTAAATACCATCACGCTGCCCTTCCCGCTGTATGGCGCATGGGGTGCATGGAATGCAACGATGATCACCGCTTCCACCATTGAGAATGCCGTATTCATAGCCAAAACCAATGACTGGGGCATCAACGGTAAACAGATCTTCAAATACTTGCCGGGCAACGCTGCCTCCCTGCAGACGCCTTTCATTACCTTACCGGCCGACAGAGAGCTGTATGGCGCCGGTTTCCGGTATAACCCGGCCAACAACACGCTGGTGGCCACCGGCGTGGAACCCGGCTACGGTACTCACTTTGAAAAGAACACGCTCTTCATCTATAACGCGTCTACCGGCGCTGTTGTAAAGAGCATTCCGTATACCGGTTATTTCTTCCCGGCTATACCCGTTTTCAATTAG
- a CDS encoding bifunctional adenosylcobinamide kinase/adenosylcobinamide-phosphate guanylyltransferase: MITLVTGGARSGKSRYAQDQALAAGELPVYVATAKIWDEDFAARIRRHQAERGASWTNYEETLYVSRLPLAGRTVVIDCVTLWLTNFFTLHDYDIDKALASLQAEIDALRELPGHFIIVTNEIGMGVHAETAVGRKFTDLQGWANQYIARIADTVVLMVSGIPVVIKKRD, translated from the coding sequence ATGATCACACTCGTTACAGGTGGCGCCCGGTCTGGTAAAAGCCGGTATGCACAAGACCAGGCGCTGGCAGCCGGCGAGCTGCCGGTATATGTGGCCACCGCCAAAATATGGGACGAGGATTTTGCCGCCCGTATCCGGCGCCACCAGGCAGAGCGCGGCGCTTCGTGGACCAACTACGAAGAAACATTGTATGTAAGCCGGTTGCCGCTGGCAGGGCGCACCGTAGTGATAGACTGTGTCACCTTATGGCTTACGAATTTTTTTACGCTTCACGATTACGATATTGACAAAGCGCTGGCATCCCTGCAGGCGGAGATAGACGCGCTGCGGGAACTGCCGGGCCACTTCATTATTGTCACCAATGAAATAGGCATGGGCGTCCATGCTGAAACAGCCGTTGGCCGTAAGTTTACCGATCTTCAGGGCTGGGCCAACCAATACATCGCACGTATAGCCGACACTGTCGTACTAATGGTTTCCGGCATTCCGGTTGTAATAAAGAAAAGAGACTGA
- a CDS encoding FadR/GntR family transcriptional regulator: MMNTGAAPLKRQNLAEEVADRLQELIFSGKYTTGQRLPTEPELMQQFGVGRSSIREAVKILANKGLVKVQQGLGTFVISQIGSGEPLGQRLQRADFEELNEVRLLLEVKIAERAAIHRNNKDIEKMKGFLKKRFTYATANELEPCIQADINFHTAIAEASKNEIMLDLYRTVATHLKTSFVSRYHNTDSFVESQSLHDALLQSIVDKDSKKALLWATKISTQSK, translated from the coding sequence ATGATGAATACAGGAGCTGCACCATTAAAACGTCAAAATCTCGCGGAAGAAGTAGCCGACAGGCTGCAGGAACTGATCTTCAGCGGTAAGTATACAACCGGGCAACGGCTGCCGACGGAACCTGAGCTGATGCAACAATTCGGCGTGGGCCGCTCGAGTATACGGGAGGCGGTGAAGATACTGGCCAACAAGGGCCTGGTAAAGGTGCAGCAGGGACTTGGCACCTTTGTGATATCACAGATTGGCAGCGGGGAGCCGCTGGGCCAGCGGCTGCAACGGGCAGATTTTGAAGAGCTGAACGAAGTGAGGCTGTTGCTGGAGGTAAAGATTGCGGAAAGAGCTGCCATCCACCGTAATAACAAGGACATAGAAAAGATGAAAGGATTTCTCAAGAAACGTTTCACCTATGCTACGGCCAATGAGCTGGAGCCTTGTATTCAGGCGGATATCAACTTCCATACGGCGATTGCCGAAGCTTCCAAAAACGAAATCATGCTGGACCTTTACAGAACGGTGGCCACCCACCTGAAAACGTCCTTCGTGTCCCGTTATCACAATACGGATTCGTTTGTGGAATCACAGTCGCTGCACGACGCCTTGCTGCAAAGTATTGTAGACAAGGATTCCAAAAAAGCATTGCTCTGGGCTACTAAAATCAGTACACAAAGCAAGTAG
- a CDS encoding MFS transporter: MTTFTQEAPKTASEQVAQQTVFPILIALSFTHLLNDTLQSLIPAIYPLVRNTLKLNFTQIGLITLTFQMSASILQPLVGLYTDKKPQPFSLAVGMAFTLLGLISLSLAHSLPMVLVSVALVGIGSSVFHPEASRLAHMASGGKHGMAQSLFQVGGNAGSSLGPLLAALIIVPFGQFHVIWFSLLALLAIFVMIYIGNWYKGNTHRIKPKKAVQHLQQPSLPRARVIISLGILLMLIFSKYFYMASMTNYYTFYLIDRFGVSIQSSQVYLFIFLFSVAAGTFFGGPVGDRIGRKYVIWISILGAAPFALLLPYANLFWTAVLSVFIGVILSSAFSAILVYAQELVPGKVGMIAGLFFGLAFGMAGVASALLGKLADATSIGYVYQVCSFLPLIGLLTGFLPNLEKKEKR; encoded by the coding sequence ATGACAACTTTTACACAGGAGGCACCCAAAACAGCCTCTGAACAGGTTGCCCAGCAGACGGTATTTCCGATACTGATTGCGCTTAGCTTCACGCATCTGCTGAACGACACGTTACAATCGCTGATTCCGGCCATTTATCCGTTGGTACGAAACACCCTGAAGCTGAATTTCACCCAGATCGGCCTGATTACGCTGACGTTTCAGATGTCGGCCTCTATCCTGCAACCGCTGGTAGGTTTGTACACGGATAAAAAGCCGCAGCCTTTTTCACTGGCGGTGGGCATGGCCTTTACCCTGCTGGGGCTGATCAGCCTGTCCCTGGCCCATTCATTGCCGATGGTACTGGTGTCTGTGGCGCTGGTAGGCATTGGCTCTTCCGTATTTCACCCCGAAGCTTCCCGGCTGGCGCATATGGCCTCCGGTGGCAAGCACGGTATGGCGCAGTCATTGTTCCAGGTAGGCGGCAACGCCGGCAGTTCCCTGGGGCCCTTGCTGGCAGCGCTGATCATTGTGCCTTTCGGACAGTTCCATGTGATCTGGTTCTCTTTGCTGGCGCTGCTGGCTATTTTTGTGATGATCTACATCGGCAACTGGTATAAAGGCAACACGCACCGGATAAAACCGAAGAAAGCAGTACAGCATCTGCAGCAGCCAAGCCTGCCCCGCGCCCGCGTGATCATATCGCTCGGTATCCTGCTGATGCTGATATTCTCGAAATATTTTTACATGGCCAGTATGACCAACTACTATACCTTTTACCTGATAGACCGTTTCGGCGTATCTATCCAGAGTTCACAGGTATACCTGTTCATCTTCCTGTTTTCCGTGGCTGCCGGCACATTCTTCGGAGGCCCTGTGGGCGACCGTATCGGCCGTAAGTACGTCATCTGGATATCCATCCTGGGCGCAGCGCCTTTCGCTTTGCTGCTGCCCTATGCAAATCTGTTCTGGACTGCCGTATTGAGTGTATTCATCGGCGTTATTCTCTCCTCCGCCTTCTCTGCGATCCTGGTGTATGCACAGGAACTGGTGCCTGGCAAAGTGGGTATGATTGCCGGTCTCTTTTTCGGCCTGGCGTTCGGTATGGCCGGTGTGGCCTCCGCATTGCTGGGTAAGCTGGCCGATGCTACCAGTATCGGGTACGTATACCAGGTTTGCTCTTTCCTCCCGTTGATTGGTCTCCTTACCGGATTCCTGCCCAACCTGGAGAAAAAAGAAAAGCGATAA
- a CDS encoding tetratricopeptide repeat protein, with the protein MKAFNFFILYRFPVGIVLLVAGIVLGLTIGWWEATIVLLLAVICIVTHLLFGPMRLVQEAVEAGDIERATALMNKVKFPKLLYKPIRSVYYFMQSNMAMYSNDLDKAEATIRQSIQSGSPMKEYEGMQYFQLGTIAYQKNDLKTADQNLKKAVRMGLPDKENTAAALLTLASIAMSRRDFKSAKEYFRRAKAQKPTTAQIVSQIKEMDKYISRMPG; encoded by the coding sequence ATGAAAGCATTTAACTTTTTTATTCTATATCGTTTCCCGGTCGGGATCGTGTTATTGGTAGCCGGTATTGTCCTCGGGTTAACGATAGGCTGGTGGGAAGCGACCATTGTGCTGTTGCTCGCCGTTATCTGTATTGTAACACACCTCCTGTTCGGCCCCATGCGGCTGGTACAGGAAGCCGTGGAAGCCGGTGATATAGAGCGCGCCACTGCCCTCATGAACAAAGTGAAGTTCCCTAAACTGCTGTATAAACCGATCCGTTCTGTATACTACTTCATGCAAAGTAACATGGCTATGTACAGCAACGACCTCGACAAAGCAGAAGCCACCATCCGCCAGAGCATCCAGTCCGGCAGCCCGATGAAAGAATACGAAGGCATGCAGTACTTCCAGCTGGGCACCATCGCCTACCAGAAGAACGACCTGAAAACGGCTGACCAGAACCTGAAAAAAGCCGTGCGCATGGGTTTACCTGACAAGGAAAACACCGCCGCCGCCCTGCTCACACTGGCATCTATCGCTATGAGCCGCCGTGACTTCAAATCTGCCAAAGAATACTTCCGCAGAGCCAAAGCACAGAAGCCTACTACCGCCCAGATCGTTAGCCAGATCAAGGAAATGGACAAGTACATCTCCAGGATGCCTGGATAA
- a CDS encoding TonB-dependent receptor plug domain-containing protein encodes MNLKLYTLPLLFSLPFSATAQDSVPRISQLNEVSVTATKGPQKAGETGKVVTILSHEYLEKNSGKTIAALLAEQAGITINGAQNNRGTVPEVYMRGASNGNALILVDGLPVSDASQISNSFDLNFITPELVERIEILRGSQSTLYGSNAVAGVINIITRKKSDKKSGLSANTSYGSYNSFLDNVSAYGSAGKFSYLLGYKYETSNGLSDAYDSTGKAGFDKDGFRQHSVFAKLGLQATSRWRLQYLFNYSDYHHDLDEGAFIDDRDYTGKSNNLLNGFSSEYQFKNGSWHILYSYQRTKRHIVNDSGYVAPTGYSVFDLSDFTSNIHQAESYVNWNASRIIRLVAGGAFSAANMDQLNQRLGQPAPWDPNPKMEYTRLADDSAHARQISAYASVLLHNLGGFNMEAGGRFNHHNIYGNNGTFTFNPSYLIRDNHKVFVNLSSGYKIPSLYQLYTAIYGNKDLKPESTVSYEAGYQASVANRALDFRVTGFARHTKDLILFTSHYVNADKQWAYGAEVEADWHITRQLDLNVNYVYTDGRLHTTQNGKDTSWYNLYRIPKHAVNATLGYQVTPALYASAAFRYTGERYQGTTPMGDYYTVDLYGEYKFGNLLKIYAGFRNITNYQYFDILGYNSRRFNCNAGVVLNL; translated from the coding sequence ATGAACTTAAAACTTTACACACTTCCCCTCCTCTTCTCTTTACCCTTTTCCGCTACAGCACAGGATTCTGTGCCGCGGATCAGCCAGTTGAACGAGGTATCTGTCACCGCCACTAAAGGCCCCCAGAAAGCCGGTGAAACCGGAAAGGTAGTCACCATTCTTTCTCATGAATACCTGGAAAAAAACAGCGGCAAAACCATCGCCGCCCTTCTTGCCGAACAAGCAGGCATCACGATCAACGGCGCCCAGAACAACCGGGGCACCGTACCGGAAGTATATATGCGGGGTGCCTCCAACGGTAACGCCCTGATACTGGTAGACGGTCTGCCGGTAAGCGACGCCTCCCAGATTTCCAACTCCTTCGACCTCAATTTCATTACTCCCGAACTGGTGGAGAGAATTGAGATCCTGCGCGGCAGCCAATCTACCCTCTACGGCTCCAATGCCGTAGCTGGCGTGATCAATATCATCACCCGGAAAAAAAGCGATAAAAAATCCGGCTTGTCCGCCAATACCAGCTATGGCAGCTACAACAGCTTCCTCGATAATGTCAGCGCCTATGGCAGCGCCGGTAAGTTCTCGTACCTGCTGGGCTATAAATACGAAACTTCCAACGGCCTGTCCGACGCCTACGATTCCACCGGTAAAGCCGGTTTTGACAAGGACGGCTTCCGGCAGCACAGCGTATTCGCCAAACTGGGCCTGCAGGCCACTTCCCGCTGGCGGCTGCAGTACCTGTTCAACTACAGCGACTATCATCACGATCTCGACGAGGGCGCCTTTATCGACGACCGCGACTATACCGGCAAATCCAATAACCTGCTCAATGGCTTCAGCAGCGAATACCAGTTCAAAAACGGCAGCTGGCATATATTGTACAGCTACCAGCGTACCAAACGCCATATCGTCAACGATTCGGGTTATGTGGCTCCTACCGGTTACAGCGTGTTCGACCTGTCTGACTTCACCTCCAACATACACCAGGCAGAGAGTTATGTGAACTGGAACGCCTCCCGTATTATACGGCTGGTGGCCGGCGGCGCTTTCAGCGCGGCTAATATGGACCAGTTGAACCAGCGGCTGGGCCAGCCCGCTCCGTGGGACCCCAATCCGAAAATGGAGTACACCCGGCTGGCAGACGACAGCGCCCATGCCCGCCAGATCAGCGCCTATGCGTCCGTACTGCTCCATAATCTCGGCGGATTCAATATGGAAGCCGGTGGCCGTTTCAATCATCATAATATCTACGGTAATAATGGCACCTTCACCTTCAACCCGTCTTACCTGATCAGGGATAACCATAAGGTGTTCGTAAACCTCTCTTCCGGGTATAAAATCCCTTCCCTGTACCAGTTGTATACCGCGATATATGGCAACAAAGACCTGAAGCCGGAGTCTACCGTCAGCTACGAGGCCGGTTATCAGGCTTCCGTGGCCAACCGGGCGCTGGATTTCCGGGTGACCGGCTTTGCCCGTCATACCAAAGACCTGATCCTCTTCACCAGCCATTATGTAAATGCCGACAAACAGTGGGCTTACGGCGCAGAAGTGGAGGCCGACTGGCACATTACCCGCCAGCTGGACCTGAACGTCAATTACGTTTATACCGACGGCCGGTTACATACCACGCAGAACGGCAAGGATACCTCCTGGTATAACCTGTACAGGATTCCCAAACACGCCGTGAATGCCACGCTGGGCTACCAGGTAACCCCTGCGTTGTACGCCAGCGCAGCCTTCCGGTACACCGGCGAACGTTACCAGGGAACAACGCCTATGGGAGATTATTACACCGTAGACCTCTATGGTGAGTATAAATTTGGTAACTTGCTGAAAATTTATGCCGGGTTCCGAAATATTACCAATTATCAGTATTTTGATATCCTTGGCTATAATTCCCGCCGGTTTAACTGTAATGCCGGCGTTGTTTTGAATTTGTAA
- the cobT gene encoding nicotinate-nucleotide--dimethylbenzimidazole phosphoribosyltransferase has product MMQIAVSPLSEELKAALQDKIDQKTKPPGSLGRLEQLALQAGMIQNSLTPELRHPHLLVFAGDHGIAAEGLVNPFPQAVTAQMVYNFLQGGAAINVFCRQHRLQLTVVDAGVNHEFPAHPLLHDRKIACGTNNYLHGPAMSPDQCRLAMAAGAEEVKLAHAAGCNIIGFGEMGIGNTSSAALLMSHFTGISIADCVGTGTGSNMQQLAQKKAVLQQVMAHHVKPHTPELALATYGGFEIAMITGAILQAAALKMMVVIDGFIVSSALLAAVAMQPAVKDYCVFAHCSEEKGHKAMLQFLGVQPLLQLDMRLGEGTGAAMAIPVIQSAVLFLQEMASFNSAQVSNRTI; this is encoded by the coding sequence ATGATGCAGATAGCCGTCTCCCCGTTGTCCGAAGAACTGAAAGCAGCATTACAGGACAAGATTGATCAGAAGACAAAACCGCCCGGCTCCCTGGGCAGGCTGGAACAGCTGGCATTACAGGCCGGTATGATACAAAACAGCCTTACCCCGGAATTGCGGCACCCTCACCTGCTGGTATTTGCCGGCGACCATGGTATTGCCGCCGAAGGGCTGGTGAACCCCTTCCCGCAGGCCGTTACCGCGCAGATGGTGTACAATTTCCTGCAGGGCGGCGCCGCCATAAATGTGTTTTGCCGGCAGCACCGGTTGCAGCTGACAGTGGTGGATGCAGGCGTCAATCATGAGTTTCCCGCACATCCGTTGCTGCATGACCGTAAGATTGCCTGTGGTACCAACAACTACCTGCATGGTCCTGCCATGTCGCCGGACCAGTGCCGGCTGGCGATGGCCGCCGGCGCCGAGGAAGTGAAGCTGGCGCATGCCGCCGGTTGCAATATCATTGGCTTCGGAGAGATGGGAATCGGCAATACCTCGTCCGCCGCGCTGCTGATGAGTCATTTTACCGGTATCTCCATCGCCGATTGCGTTGGTACCGGTACCGGCAGTAATATGCAGCAGCTGGCGCAGAAGAAGGCCGTGTTGCAGCAGGTGATGGCGCATCATGTGAAACCGCACACTCCCGAGCTGGCGCTGGCCACCTATGGCGGCTTTGAAATAGCCATGATCACCGGCGCTATTCTGCAGGCCGCGGCCCTGAAGATGATGGTGGTGATCGACGGGTTTATTGTATCGTCTGCACTGCTGGCCGCCGTGGCCATGCAGCCTGCCGTAAAAGACTACTGTGTGTTCGCGCATTGCTCGGAAGAAAAAGGCCACAAGGCCATGTTGCAGTTTTTAGGCGTACAGCCGTTGCTGCAGCTGGATATGCGCCTCGGCGAAGGTACCGGCGCGGCCATGGCTATTCCTGTTATCCAAAGCGCTGTGCTCTTCCTGCAGGAAATGGCCAGCTTTAACAGCGCCCAGGTATCAAACCGTACCATATGA
- a CDS encoding DUF6580 family putative transport protein, producing MSLKNLNPRFGILLLFMLVAGIIRVVLGADQSTLQPIAMFTPVGAMALFGGASFSEKWKSYAFPLLTLFLSDVILMQVFHREYAQGLLYKGWAANYISFVFIVLIGQLVIRKMSVGRIAVAAVAGALVHFLISNFGVWVSGSTDITTGLPFTRDMAGLTKCYILAIPFMKYFLVGTLVYSAIFFGGYALVQRKLRLAH from the coding sequence ATGTCTTTAAAGAATCTTAATCCCCGGTTTGGCATTCTGCTGCTGTTTATGCTCGTAGCAGGTATAATACGAGTAGTGTTGGGAGCAGACCAGTCTACGCTCCAACCGATCGCCATGTTTACGCCGGTAGGTGCTATGGCACTGTTTGGCGGCGCTTCTTTCTCCGAAAAATGGAAATCCTATGCTTTCCCGCTGCTGACGTTATTCCTCAGTGATGTGATCCTGATGCAGGTATTCCATCGTGAATATGCACAGGGACTGCTCTACAAAGGCTGGGCTGCCAACTATATCAGCTTCGTGTTTATCGTGCTGATTGGCCAGCTGGTGATCCGTAAAATGAGCGTGGGCCGTATTGCTGTTGCAGCCGTAGCAGGCGCGCTGGTACACTTCCTGATTTCCAACTTCGGCGTATGGGTAAGCGGTTCTACCGATATTACCACCGGTTTGCCTTTCACCAGAGACATGGCAGGCCTGACCAAATGTTATATACTGGCTATTCCTTTCATGAAGTATTTCCTGGTAGGCACACTGGTATACAGCGCTATTTTCTTCGGCGGCTATGCCCTCGTACAACGCAAACTGCGTCTGGCTCACTAA